One part of the Herbiconiux aconitum genome encodes these proteins:
- a CDS encoding GAF and ANTAR domain-containing protein — protein MPYGEGTLSWTQAASLTGFCWVTGQEDTISKFPVERAPTLCDPFVASLPITRAAISTLKNPFDAETVCASDALAAHLDELQIDLGEGPCWQALSARAPVLVSDLQHTRSPTWPSLHTAIAQFGIHSVFAFPLFVGELDIGAVDLYADTPQLFTTTDVARASALAAAAAVDVLNQALDRRPAHDGDPAQDGPFSRREVHQATGMVIAQMKVSPEDALLLIRARAFADGRSVRDIASQIVNREISFPL, from the coding sequence GTGCCGTATGGTGAGGGGACGCTGTCCTGGACCCAGGCCGCATCGCTCACCGGCTTCTGCTGGGTGACGGGCCAGGAGGACACCATCTCGAAGTTTCCGGTCGAACGGGCGCCGACCCTCTGCGATCCCTTCGTGGCGTCGCTCCCAATCACGCGGGCCGCGATCTCCACGTTGAAGAATCCCTTCGACGCCGAGACGGTCTGTGCGAGCGACGCCTTGGCCGCGCATCTCGACGAGCTCCAGATCGACCTGGGGGAGGGACCGTGCTGGCAGGCGCTCAGCGCGCGAGCTCCCGTGCTCGTCTCCGATCTGCAGCACACCCGGAGCCCGACCTGGCCGAGCCTGCACACCGCGATCGCGCAGTTCGGCATCCACTCCGTCTTCGCCTTTCCGCTGTTCGTCGGTGAACTGGACATCGGCGCGGTCGACCTCTACGCCGATACGCCGCAGCTGTTCACGACCACCGACGTCGCACGCGCCTCCGCGCTGGCCGCCGCTGCCGCGGTGGACGTTCTGAACCAGGCCCTCGATCGGCGGCCGGCTCACGACGGCGACCCGGCACAGGACGGGCCGTTCTCACGCCGCGAGGTGCATCAAGCCACCGGCATGGTGATCGCGCAGATGAAGGTCAGCCCGGAGGATGCGCTTTTGCTCATCCGCGCTCGCGCCTTCGCCGACGGGCGATCGGTTCGCGACATCGCATCGCAGATCGTCAACCGGGAGATATCGTTCCCCCTGTGA
- a CDS encoding GAF and ANTAR domain-containing protein — protein MVIAADREQQLLTTFVELADTLVVGYDVVDLLHTLVERCALILEATDAGILIPDETGALEVVASTSERSHLIGLLQLRADEGPCIDAYETGRLVTVENIAGTYARWPKFATAAAQVGYQSMHAIPLRLRGETIGSLNLFRDKVGPLDPEDAMAAQTLADVATIGILQERALRESDIAREQLQHALNSRVLIEQAKGVLSQVEGLSMEDAFSQMRTQARNTGTRLSVVAERVISQAQSR, from the coding sequence ATGGTTATCGCGGCCGACCGGGAACAACAACTGCTCACGACCTTCGTCGAACTGGCAGACACGCTGGTCGTCGGTTACGACGTCGTCGATCTGCTCCACACGCTCGTCGAGCGCTGCGCCCTCATCCTCGAAGCCACGGATGCCGGCATCCTGATCCCCGATGAAACGGGGGCCCTCGAGGTGGTGGCGTCGACGAGCGAACGGAGCCACCTGATCGGGCTCCTCCAACTCCGCGCCGACGAAGGCCCGTGCATCGATGCCTATGAGACCGGCCGCCTGGTGACGGTGGAGAACATCGCCGGCACCTACGCACGCTGGCCCAAGTTCGCCACGGCTGCCGCCCAGGTCGGCTACCAGTCGATGCACGCCATTCCGCTGCGACTGCGCGGTGAGACCATCGGGTCGCTGAACCTCTTTCGCGACAAGGTCGGTCCGCTCGACCCGGAGGACGCGATGGCGGCCCAGACCCTCGCCGATGTTGCGACCATCGGGATTCTTCAGGAACGCGCCCTCCGCGAATCGGACATCGCTCGTGAGCAACTCCAGCACGCGCTCAACAGCCGGGTGCTCATCGAGCAGGCCAAAGGAGTGCTCTCCCAAGTCGAGGGCCTTTCAATGGAAGACGCGTTCTCACAGATGCGGACGCAGGCCCGCAACACCGGAACGCGACTGTCGGTGGTCGCCGAACGGGTGATATCCCAGGCTCAGTCGCGCTAG
- a CDS encoding DUF7882 family protein translates to MGFLFYGTTGFAVEIDDRPLAHLKVAILSLLRADKCVALSFVYPAHSGSGRETMWISPTTELRFRFNGSRPMAINEQWVRMLIETANTGTGLHLVDEPAPLSAVRV, encoded by the coding sequence ATGGGTTTTCTCTTCTACGGCACCACCGGATTCGCGGTCGAGATCGACGACCGCCCGCTCGCGCACCTGAAGGTCGCGATCCTCAGTCTTCTCCGCGCGGACAAGTGCGTCGCGTTGTCGTTCGTCTACCCCGCCCACAGCGGCAGCGGCCGGGAGACGATGTGGATCAGCCCGACGACCGAGCTCCGGTTCCGGTTCAACGGCAGCCGCCCGATGGCGATCAACGAACAATGGGTACGGATGCTCATCGAGACCGCGAACACCGGCACTGGTCTGCATCTCGTCGACGAGCCGGCCCCGCTCTCCGCTGTGCGGGTGTGA
- a CDS encoding DUF7882 family protein — MGTLHYGQSGFSIEIDDRALAHLKVVILTLLRNGQSIAFSFAHPTSEGSGRETIWITPTSDIRFHFLGSRAPQLNRAWIDAMLSRADGSTGLQLIPEGADLRRLVSVAS, encoded by the coding sequence ATGGGCACTCTCCATTACGGACAGTCGGGGTTCTCGATCGAGATCGACGATCGCGCTCTGGCACACCTGAAAGTCGTCATTCTGACGTTGCTGCGGAACGGGCAGAGCATCGCGTTCAGTTTCGCCCATCCGACGAGCGAGGGCAGCGGACGGGAGACCATCTGGATCACGCCCACTTCCGACATCCGGTTCCACTTCCTCGGTTCTCGCGCCCCGCAGCTCAATCGCGCGTGGATCGACGCGATGCTCTCCCGAGCTGACGGATCGACTGGACTGCAGTTGATTCCGGAAGGCGCCGACCTGCGGCGGCTCGTCTCGGTCGCGAGCTAG
- a CDS encoding manganese catalase family protein: MYFHVQEWINDIAEDEPDPAAANALQEGLGGQFGEMRTMMQYLFQAMNFRGAAAKPYRDLIQGVGTEEISHVELIGTTISRLLDGAPDYHGKKTDPLDTPGAGGATPLSIALDTGNIHHYLVGAQGALPVDAAGNPWLGSYVYNSGNLVLDLLYNLMLESTGRLQKCRIYEMTANKTARSTIAYLIVRDQAHENAYAKALETLGIDWKKTLPIPKTNAEKFPEVKKLVDLGLQSKQYSFDLTGASEAGRIFQGASPSNDGTELDATQQAPKGTPSFIAPERLEEFSPGLDPELLKLIQKTAELELAEVEASFGPTAA; the protein is encoded by the coding sequence ATGTATTTCCACGTTCAGGAATGGATCAACGACATCGCCGAGGACGAGCCAGACCCCGCGGCCGCGAACGCCCTGCAGGAGGGCCTCGGCGGCCAATTCGGCGAGATGCGCACGATGATGCAGTACCTGTTCCAGGCCATGAACTTCCGCGGTGCGGCCGCCAAGCCCTACCGTGACCTCATCCAGGGCGTCGGCACCGAGGAGATCAGCCATGTCGAGCTGATCGGCACCACCATCTCGCGCCTGCTCGACGGGGCACCGGATTACCACGGCAAGAAGACCGATCCCCTCGACACCCCGGGGGCCGGGGGCGCGACTCCGCTGAGTATTGCGCTCGACACGGGCAACATCCACCACTACCTCGTCGGTGCGCAGGGTGCCTTGCCGGTCGATGCGGCCGGGAACCCGTGGCTCGGCAGCTACGTCTACAACTCGGGCAACCTCGTGCTCGACCTGCTCTACAACCTGATGCTGGAGTCGACCGGACGGCTGCAGAAATGCCGCATCTACGAGATGACCGCCAACAAGACCGCGCGTTCGACCATCGCCTACCTGATCGTGCGCGACCAGGCTCACGAGAACGCATACGCCAAGGCGCTCGAGACTCTCGGCATCGACTGGAAGAAGACGCTGCCGATTCCGAAGACCAACGCCGAGAAGTTCCCCGAGGTGAAGAAGCTCGTCGACCTGGGTCTGCAGAGCAAGCAGTACTCCTTCGACCTCACCGGCGCATCCGAAGCCGGCCGCATCTTCCAGGGGGCGTCGCCGTCGAATGACGGCACCGAGCTGGATGCCACCCAGCAGGCACCGAAGGGCACGCCGTCGTTCATCGCACCCGAGCGGCTCGAGGAGTTCTCGCCGGGCCTGGACCCTGAGCTGCTGAAGCTCATCCAGAAGACCGCCGAGCTCGAACTGGCCGAGGTCGAGGCGAGCTTCGGGCCGACCGCAGCATGA
- a CDS encoding glycosyltransferase family 2 protein: MSERRRAVADGRPSGELPLEVTIVIPVKNDAARLRTCLEAIRRQTVAPDEVIVVDNASTDDSASWATACADPTGPNGRVSGGRQPPGADG; encoded by the coding sequence ATGAGTGAACGCCGGAGGGCCGTGGCGGACGGCCGACCCTCCGGCGAACTTCCGCTCGAGGTGACCATCGTCATCCCGGTGAAGAACGACGCCGCGCGGTTGCGCACCTGCCTCGAAGCGATCCGTCGTCAGACCGTTGCGCCCGACGAGGTGATCGTTGTCGACAATGCGTCGACGGATGACTCGGCTTCCTGGGCGACCGCATGCGCTGATCCGACCGGTCCGAACGGGCGGGTCAGCGGCGGGCGGCAGCCCCCGGGCGCAGACGGATGA
- a CDS encoding NYN domain-containing protein, whose product MTEPSESRVGLYIDFDNIVISRYQQLHGRNAFQRDGIRDFDKSAPDADPEIAARLAAATVDFNAIIDFAASFGTMVVNRAYADWSVPVNASYQRQLMSRAVDLTQLFTTTTRGTKNGADIRLAVDVVEDLFRLPDLTHVIIVAGDSDYIALAQKSKRLGRFVVGIGVAGSTSTSLAAACDEFEDYDSLPGIEKVVATVATAAGTAAGASAKRASGRRASTAGPVDTTESTDAADAADTPAKKAATRSRRVTIPTFSHSEDTSYDEPEPAEDIDPQTVATELLVRALQIGHAKGDADEWLNTGTVKNQMRRMDPSFNEKPLGYRSFTDFLSSRSDVAELEEEGPQRLIRLRPGAAARR is encoded by the coding sequence ATGACCGAACCGAGCGAATCCCGCGTCGGCCTCTACATCGACTTCGACAACATCGTCATCTCGCGCTATCAGCAGCTGCACGGGCGCAACGCCTTCCAGCGCGACGGCATCCGCGATTTCGACAAGTCGGCCCCGGATGCCGACCCCGAGATCGCCGCCCGCCTCGCCGCCGCGACGGTCGATTTCAACGCCATCATCGATTTCGCTGCCTCGTTCGGCACGATGGTGGTGAACCGGGCCTACGCCGACTGGTCGGTGCCGGTCAACGCCAGCTACCAGCGCCAGCTGATGTCGCGCGCGGTCGACCTCACGCAGTTGTTCACGACCACCACCCGGGGAACGAAGAACGGCGCCGACATCCGGCTCGCCGTCGACGTGGTCGAAGACCTCTTCCGGTTGCCCGACCTCACGCACGTGATCATCGTGGCGGGCGATTCGGACTACATCGCCCTGGCGCAGAAGTCGAAGCGGCTCGGCCGATTCGTGGTAGGCATCGGCGTGGCCGGGTCGACCAGCACGTCGCTCGCCGCGGCGTGCGACGAGTTCGAGGACTACGACTCGCTTCCCGGCATCGAGAAGGTCGTCGCCACCGTTGCGACCGCCGCCGGCACCGCTGCCGGCGCCTCGGCCAAGCGGGCGTCGGGTCGTCGTGCCTCGACCGCCGGACCGGTCGACACCACGGAGTCGACGGATGCCGCCGACGCCGCCGACACCCCGGCCAAGAAGGCGGCGACGCGCTCGCGTCGCGTCACCATCCCCACCTTCTCGCACAGCGAAGACACGTCGTACGACGAGCCGGAGCCGGCCGAGGACATCGATCCCCAGACGGTCGCCACCGAGCTCCTCGTGCGCGCCCTGCAGATCGGGCACGCGAAGGGCGACGCCGACGAGTGGCTCAACACCGGCACGGTGAAGAACCAGATGCGCCGGATGGACCCGTCGTTCAACGAGAAGCCGCTCGGCTACCGGTCGTTCACCGACTTCCTCTCGTCGCGATCCGACGTGGCCGAGCTCGAGGAGGAGGGTCCGCAGCGGCTCATCCGTCTGCGCCCGGGGGCTGCCGCCCGCCGCTGA
- a CDS encoding MFS transporter — translation MKKWSVIVVLGAAQFVMVLDGTVMNVSISIVVADLGTTVSSLQAAITFYTLTMAAAMLLGAKLGDIWGRRRAFVIGSCIYALGSLVTALSPNIQVLFLGWSIIEGLGAVLVIPAIAALVADNYKGRERITAYAIIGAVSGGAVAIGPLIGGFVTTYFSWRYVFVAEVVIMAVVVIFTRLISDATPRQSVRIDVPSVLLSASGLVFVVFGMLQSKTWGWVRPLSSPEIGGVEIAPLGVSLTAWFMLVGGLLIWAFVHRQFSLVKRGRPPLVHMEMFSIRQLRSGLSVLGAQYTVTAGLFFIVPVYLQMTLGLNALETGIKIFPLSISLVLFSIIGTRLSQLWSPRRIVRVGQLVLVFSALLLLGSATEDLRSILFAIGMFFAGTGLGLLASQLGNVNMSAVTEKESSEVGGLQGVFQNLGSSLGTALIGSILIGALATSFAGGVAASELPEDARALISEATEGGVTIVPAASVAEIGQEAGLSADEAESLATIYRESQLSSLRVAFFGLIAISVLALLFSRGIPATVPERRREAAPTS, via the coding sequence ATGAAGAAATGGTCGGTGATCGTCGTGCTGGGCGCCGCGCAGTTCGTGATGGTGCTCGACGGCACCGTGATGAACGTATCGATCTCCATTGTGGTCGCCGATCTCGGCACCACCGTGTCGTCGCTCCAGGCGGCGATCACGTTCTACACGCTGACGATGGCGGCAGCGATGCTGCTCGGCGCCAAGCTCGGCGACATCTGGGGGCGGCGGCGGGCGTTCGTCATCGGCTCCTGCATCTACGCCCTCGGGTCGCTGGTGACGGCGCTGAGCCCGAACATCCAGGTGCTCTTCCTCGGCTGGTCGATCATCGAGGGTCTCGGCGCGGTGCTCGTCATCCCGGCGATCGCCGCGCTGGTCGCCGACAACTACAAGGGCCGCGAACGCATCACGGCCTACGCGATCATCGGAGCGGTGTCGGGCGGCGCCGTCGCGATCGGGCCGCTGATCGGCGGTTTCGTCACCACCTACTTCAGCTGGCGCTATGTCTTCGTGGCCGAGGTGGTGATCATGGCCGTGGTCGTGATCTTCACCCGCCTGATCTCGGATGCGACGCCCCGGCAATCCGTGCGCATCGACGTGCCGAGCGTGCTGCTCTCGGCCTCCGGGCTCGTCTTCGTGGTGTTCGGAATGCTGCAGAGCAAGACCTGGGGCTGGGTGCGCCCACTCTCCTCCCCCGAGATCGGCGGGGTCGAGATCGCTCCGCTCGGCGTCTCGCTCACCGCCTGGTTCATGCTGGTCGGCGGACTGCTCATCTGGGCTTTCGTGCACCGGCAGTTCTCGCTCGTGAAACGGGGGCGGCCCCCGCTCGTGCACATGGAGATGTTCTCCATCCGGCAGTTGCGCAGCGGCCTCAGCGTGCTCGGCGCGCAGTACACGGTGACTGCAGGCCTGTTCTTCATCGTTCCGGTGTATCTGCAGATGACCCTCGGGCTGAACGCGCTCGAGACCGGCATCAAGATCTTTCCGCTCTCGATCTCGCTCGTGCTCTTCTCGATCATCGGCACCCGGCTGTCGCAGCTCTGGTCGCCGCGGCGCATCGTTCGGGTGGGCCAGCTGGTGCTGGTGTTCAGCGCGCTGCTGTTGCTCGGTTCAGCCACCGAAGATCTTCGCAGCATCCTGTTTGCGATCGGGATGTTCTTCGCCGGCACCGGCCTCGGCCTCCTCGCCTCCCAACTCGGCAACGTGAACATGTCTGCCGTGACGGAGAAGGAATCGAGCGAGGTCGGCGGGCTGCAGGGCGTGTTCCAGAACCTGGGGTCATCGCTCGGCACGGCGTTGATCGGGTCGATCCTGATCGGCGCCCTGGCGACATCCTTCGCCGGTGGCGTGGCTGCGAGCGAGCTGCCCGAGGATGCGCGCGCGCTCATCAGCGAGGCCACCGAGGGCGGCGTCACGATCGTGCCGGCGGCGAGTGTGGCCGAGATCGGCCAGGAGGCGGGCCTGAGTGCCGATGAGGCCGAGTCGCTCGCGACGATCTACCGCGAGTCGCAGCTCTCGTCGCTGCGGGTCGCGTTCTTCGGGCTGATCGCGATCTCGGTGCTGGCGCTGCTGTTCTCGCGCGGCATCCCCGCGACGGTGCCCGAACGCAGACGCGAGGCCGCACCGACATCCTGA
- a CDS encoding DEAD/DEAH box helicase translates to MASTTSTTTASAEADTAPDSQTFSDLGLDDAVLKALKDVGYETPSAIQAATIPPLLAGRDVVGLAQTGTGKTAAFALPILSRLDLSQKTPQALVLAPTRELALQVCEAFEKYAAHLRGVHVLPVYGGQGYGVQLSALRRGVHIVVGTPGRIMDHLEKGTLDLTELKYLVLDEADEMLKMGFAEDVETILADTPDTKQVALFSATMPAQIRRISQKYLHDPEEITVKNKTTTSANTTQRYLVVSYPQKVDALTRILEVENFEGMIVFTRTKNETETLAEKLRARGYAAAAINGDVVQAQRERTVNQLKSGKLDILVATDVAARGLDVERISHVVNFDLPIDTESYVHRIGRTGRAGRTGDAISFVTPRERRMLTSIEKATRQPLTEMKLPSVDDVNSTRLTRFDDSITAALADPQQIQQFRDIIGHYVEHHDVPESDVAAALAVVAQGDTPLLLDAQAERAQRFDRFDKDDRGERVRSDRPERGRNDDRGDRTGGGYDRGTRGDRPDRAPRGDGGPKTTYRIAVGKRQKVEPRQIVGALANEGGLNRGDFGAIQIRPDFSLVELPANLSDDTLRRLENTRISGVLIELRPDRGGNSAKREDRPRYRRD, encoded by the coding sequence ATGGCCTCTACCACCAGCACAACCACCGCGTCGGCCGAGGCAGACACTGCCCCCGACTCGCAAACCTTCTCCGACCTCGGCCTCGACGACGCCGTGCTCAAGGCACTCAAAGACGTCGGCTACGAGACTCCCTCCGCCATTCAGGCCGCCACCATCCCTCCCCTGCTCGCGGGTCGCGACGTCGTCGGCCTCGCCCAGACCGGCACCGGCAAGACCGCAGCCTTCGCGCTGCCGATCCTCTCGCGCCTCGACCTCTCCCAGAAGACCCCGCAGGCGCTCGTGCTCGCGCCCACCCGCGAACTCGCCCTGCAGGTCTGCGAGGCCTTCGAGAAGTACGCGGCGCATCTCCGCGGCGTGCACGTGCTCCCCGTCTACGGCGGCCAGGGCTACGGCGTGCAGCTCTCGGCCCTCCGGCGCGGCGTGCACATCGTGGTGGGCACCCCCGGCCGCATCATGGACCACCTCGAAAAGGGCACCCTCGACCTCACCGAGCTGAAGTACCTGGTGCTCGACGAGGCCGACGAGATGCTCAAGATGGGCTTCGCCGAAGACGTCGAGACCATCCTCGCCGACACCCCCGACACCAAGCAGGTAGCCCTGTTCTCGGCCACGATGCCGGCGCAGATCCGCCGCATCTCGCAGAAGTACCTGCACGACCCCGAAGAGATCACGGTCAAGAACAAGACCACCACCTCGGCGAACACCACGCAGCGCTACCTCGTGGTGTCGTATCCGCAGAAGGTCGACGCGCTCACCCGCATCCTCGAGGTCGAGAACTTCGAGGGCATGATCGTCTTCACGCGCACCAAGAACGAGACCGAGACCCTCGCCGAGAAGCTGCGCGCGCGTGGCTACGCAGCCGCCGCCATCAACGGCGACGTCGTGCAGGCTCAGCGCGAGCGCACCGTCAACCAGCTCAAGTCGGGCAAACTCGACATCCTGGTGGCCACGGATGTCGCGGCCCGCGGTCTCGACGTCGAGCGCATCAGCCACGTGGTGAACTTCGACCTGCCGATCGACACCGAGTCGTACGTGCACCGCATCGGCCGCACGGGCCGCGCCGGCCGCACGGGCGACGCGATCAGCTTCGTCACTCCGCGCGAACGACGGATGCTCACCAGCATCGAGAAGGCCACCCGTCAGCCCCTCACCGAGATGAAGCTGCCGAGCGTCGACGATGTGAACTCCACGAGGCTCACCCGCTTCGACGACTCGATCACGGCGGCACTGGCCGATCCGCAGCAGATCCAGCAGTTCCGCGACATCATCGGACACTACGTGGAGCACCACGACGTGCCGGAGTCGGATGTCGCGGCAGCCCTGGCCGTGGTGGCGCAGGGCGACACCCCGCTGCTGCTCGACGCCCAGGCCGAGCGCGCCCAGCGCTTCGACCGCTTCGACAAGGACGACCGGGGCGAGCGGGTGCGCAGCGACCGGCCAGAGCGCGGCCGCAACGACGACCGCGGCGACCGCACGGGCGGCGGCTACGACCGCGGCACCCGAGGCGACCGCCCCGACCGCGCCCCACGCGGCGACGGCGGCCCGAAGACCACCTACCGCATCGCGGTCGGCAAGCGTCAGAAGGTCGAACCGCGCCAGATCGTGGGCGCGCTCGCGAACGAAGGCGGGCTCAACCGGGGCGACTTCGGCGCCATCCAGATCCGTCCCGACTTCTCGCTCGTGGAGCTTCCGGCGAATCTCTCCGACGACACCCTCCGCCGCCTCGAGAACACCCGCATCAGCGGCGTGCTCATCGAGCTGCGCCCCGACCGCGGCGGCAACTCCGCCAAGCGCGAAGACCGCCCCCGCTACCGCCGAGACTGA
- a CDS encoding winged helix-turn-helix domain-containing protein — MSDSDDYVGIQLDARAVRVLAHPLRSRILSRLRLTGPATATELAAALSTNSGATSYHLRALESVGLVTDTGEGVGKRRLWRASTDYHSWTNSDFAGDEDARTALDWLQRDYIRQFATRAERWLDAADGWPREWVDVLGLNDAFVEVTPAQAAALRDDVDALLARYRAAGSGMAGARRIHISTQSSPIDLRPPAGGPHNAANE; from the coding sequence ATGAGCGATTCGGATGACTACGTCGGCATACAGCTGGACGCACGTGCGGTTCGCGTGCTCGCGCATCCGCTGCGCTCACGCATCCTGAGCCGCCTACGGCTGACCGGGCCGGCCACCGCCACCGAACTCGCCGCAGCGCTCTCGACGAACAGCGGCGCCACCAGCTACCACCTGCGGGCACTCGAGTCGGTGGGGCTCGTGACCGACACGGGCGAGGGCGTGGGCAAGCGTCGGCTGTGGCGGGCGTCGACCGACTACCACTCGTGGACCAACTCCGACTTCGCCGGCGACGAGGATGCCCGCACCGCTCTCGACTGGTTGCAGCGCGACTACATCCGGCAGTTCGCCACCCGGGCCGAACGATGGCTGGATGCCGCCGACGGCTGGCCTCGTGAGTGGGTCGACGTGCTCGGGCTGAACGACGCGTTCGTGGAGGTCACCCCCGCGCAGGCGGCGGCGTTGCGCGACGACGTGGACGCGCTGTTGGCGCGGTACCGCGCGGCGGGGAGCGGGATGGCGGGGGCCCGCCGCATCCACATATCGACCCAGTCGAGCCCCATCGACCTCCGCCCGCCTGCGGGTGGGCCGCACAATGCAGCGAATGAGTGA
- a CDS encoding MFS transporter, with product MSDTDPIYGVGRSDSLHYRRREPRRRAPRRHDRGHGAALTVRAAERRLVLLTATRWLPVGLVFGLTVLLPLERGLSLVQVGGLLAIQGVVVLVLELPTGGLADALGRRPLLVASGVLAVGSALLFVVSTEFWMFAVAMIAQGVFRALDSGPLEAWYVDAAHAVDPSAPIERGLSRAATMLGVAIALGALAGGGLVAWHPVPGWSALVLPFGVAVGLYVVHTVLVALLVREPRRAVARVGAPMGSAWAAARDSPRVVLAGLVLLRRSPVLRAVVLVEVFWSVAMIAFETLTPVRLAALLGGEQAAGALFGPASAAAWALFAAGAVLAGFASRRVGVVWTAIGSRILNGLFVIAMGLTAGVVGLVAAYWLAYLTHGAAGPMHSTLLHRQATSANRAVVLSINSMVAGGAYSLGLLLFTPLAEGFGTGVAFAVAGAFSILGALLYLPALRQERSQRDS from the coding sequence ATGAGTGACACCGACCCCATATACGGCGTCGGTCGTTCGGATTCCCTGCATTACCGACGGCGGGAGCCACGACGGCGCGCGCCGAGACGACACGATCGGGGGCACGGCGCCGCGCTGACGGTGAGGGCTGCCGAACGACGACTCGTGCTGCTGACCGCGACGCGGTGGTTGCCCGTGGGGCTCGTGTTCGGGTTGACGGTGTTGCTGCCACTCGAACGCGGGCTGTCGTTGGTGCAGGTCGGTGGGCTGCTCGCCATCCAGGGCGTTGTCGTGCTCGTGCTCGAGCTGCCGACCGGCGGGCTCGCGGATGCGCTGGGCCGGCGCCCGCTACTCGTCGCCTCGGGCGTGCTGGCGGTGGGGTCGGCGCTGCTGTTCGTCGTCTCGACGGAGTTCTGGATGTTCGCGGTCGCGATGATCGCGCAGGGTGTGTTCCGGGCGCTCGACTCGGGGCCGCTCGAGGCTTGGTATGTCGACGCGGCGCACGCCGTCGACCCCTCGGCGCCGATCGAACGGGGGCTCAGCCGGGCGGCGACGATGCTGGGGGTGGCCATCGCGCTGGGGGCGCTCGCCGGGGGAGGGTTGGTGGCGTGGCATCCGGTGCCCGGGTGGTCGGCGTTGGTGCTGCCGTTCGGGGTGGCAGTGGGGCTGTATGTGGTGCACACGGTGCTCGTGGCACTGCTCGTGCGGGAGCCCCGGCGGGCGGTCGCGCGTGTCGGGGCTCCGATGGGGTCTGCGTGGGCCGCCGCGCGGGACTCGCCTCGGGTGGTGCTTGCGGGCCTGGTGCTGCTGCGGCGGTCGCCCGTGCTGCGCGCCGTCGTGCTGGTCGAGGTGTTCTGGAGTGTGGCGATGATCGCGTTCGAGACGCTGACCCCGGTGCGCCTCGCCGCATTGCTGGGTGGCGAGCAGGCCGCGGGAGCCCTTTTCGGACCCGCCTCGGCGGCGGCCTGGGCGCTGTTCGCCGCAGGGGCGGTGCTCGCCGGGTTCGCGAGCCGTCGGGTGGGCGTGGTCTGGACGGCGATCGGGTCGCGCATCCTGAACGGCCTCTTCGTGATCGCCATGGGGCTGACGGCGGGAGTCGTGGGGCTCGTCGCGGCCTACTGGCTCGCCTACCTCACTCATGGCGCCGCCGGCCCCATGCACAGCACGCTGCTGCACCGGCAGGCGACGAGCGCGAACCGGGCGGTGGTGCTTTCGATCAACTCGATGGTCGCCGGCGGCGCGTACAGCCTCGGCCTCCTGCTCTTCACCCCGTTGGCCGAAGGGTTCGGCACCGGTGTGGCATTCGCGGTGGCCGGGGCCTTCAGTATTCTCGGTGCACTCCTCTATCTGCCCGCACTGCGGCAGGAGCGGAGTCAGCGGGATTCGTAG
- a CDS encoding Pr6Pr family membrane protein, whose translation MDEPISAQQTAAPQATTAAGIDARAGASSARIRAARIWFGGIAVVVGVALIIQITLIFTGGQDVNAFQSTVGQSLGTRFFHLFSYFTIQSNLFVLGTSIVLALNIWKNGRVWRVLRFDAMLGIIITGLVYEGILAALVHPTGWALAATIGFHYISPWATLIGWFIFGPRPRMPWSTTLLAFIWPVAWLVFTFVVGAIMNWYPYPFLDVTLIGFADSLRNCLVILLIGVIIAVVLTLLDRHLPALVHDGAPRMRSARR comes from the coding sequence ATGGACGAGCCGATTTCGGCACAGCAGACGGCCGCGCCGCAGGCGACGACGGCCGCGGGCATCGACGCGAGGGCCGGGGCGAGCAGTGCGCGCATCCGGGCAGCCCGCATCTGGTTCGGCGGCATCGCCGTGGTGGTGGGCGTTGCGCTCATCATCCAGATCACGCTCATCTTCACCGGCGGGCAAGATGTCAACGCCTTCCAGAGCACGGTGGGTCAGAGTCTCGGCACGCGGTTCTTCCATCTGTTCAGCTACTTCACGATTCAGAGCAACCTGTTCGTGCTCGGCACCTCGATCGTGCTCGCGCTGAACATCTGGAAGAACGGCCGGGTCTGGCGGGTGCTGCGCTTCGACGCGATGCTCGGCATCATCATCACCGGCCTCGTCTACGAGGGAATCCTCGCCGCGCTGGTGCACCCCACCGGCTGGGCGCTGGCGGCCACCATCGGCTTCCACTACATCTCGCCGTGGGCGACCCTGATCGGCTGGTTCATCTTCGGGCCGCGGCCCCGGATGCCGTGGAGCACCACGCTGTTGGCCTTCATCTGGCCAGTGGCCTGGCTGGTGTTCACCTTCGTGGTGGGCGCGATCATGAACTGGTATCCCTACCCGTTCCTCGACGTGACGCTCATCGGCTTCGCCGACTCGCTGCGCAACTGCCTCGTCATCCTGCTGATCGGCGTGATCATCGCGGTCGTGCTGACCCTGCTCGACCGGCACCTGCCGGCCCTCGTGCACGACGGGGCGCCGCGTATGCGCAGCGCTCGCCGCTAG